A single region of the Paramicrobacterium fandaimingii genome encodes:
- a CDS encoding (deoxy)nucleoside triphosphate pyrophosphohydrolase, translating into MSSTRAHVAVVGAVIVRDGFVLAAKRGEQKVQAGLWEFPGGKIEAGETPDAALRREIREELRCGIVVGERIETTTYAYENVTVALTTYFCTLDGGEPEATEHAELRWVAASGLDELEWAPADIPTVTQLRAAMA; encoded by the coding sequence ATGAGCAGCACCCGAGCCCATGTCGCCGTCGTCGGCGCTGTGATCGTGCGCGACGGTTTCGTGCTGGCGGCCAAGCGCGGCGAGCAGAAGGTGCAGGCCGGTCTGTGGGAGTTTCCCGGCGGCAAGATCGAGGCGGGCGAGACCCCCGACGCCGCGTTGCGACGCGAGATTCGAGAAGAGCTGCGGTGCGGAATCGTCGTCGGCGAGCGCATCGAGACGACAACGTACGCGTACGAGAACGTCACGGTCGCGCTCACGACGTATTTCTGCACGCTCGACGGGGGCGAGCCCGAGGCGACGGAGCACGCCGAGCTGCGCTGGGTCGCGGCATCCGGTCTCGACGAACTCGAGTGGGCGCCCGCCGACATCCCGACGGTGACGCAGCTCAGAGCGGCCATGGCCTGA
- a CDS encoding Vms1/Ankzf1 family peptidyl-tRNA hydrolase gives MPLDKELIAQLLRDTAPKSMVFIDSTAGTSDPEGMAIARRTHVRDGLSAAGAPDADIEAILEAMADPTGVADPSVRFAIAQDGELRFHTVMGGSMQSDECIRYGSIVDVTPLRLQIPDDELFFTVSAWRGGGDINVFAEGDRDPIVTKHIESDSPYINKVSAGRTSEANLQRHSEETWKQTQSDVAEQITALIAEHHPRVIFLSGDVRAVQLLSGQLSDQATHLLHVIPGEVNTEGASEDRVRHALEVQLDAARRRRNRTILDEAAADNGRLQATGFGDVVHALAQGQADYVFIDHHALLQHSALALEGEPWVATAPEDALGSPVLEEIVATAAIVRAAVLTDAKVRIVDPDEIGEGTGVVASLRWPAGPERP, from the coding sequence ATGCCCCTCGATAAAGAACTCATTGCCCAGTTGCTGCGCGACACCGCGCCGAAGTCGATGGTGTTCATCGACTCCACCGCGGGGACCAGCGATCCGGAGGGCATGGCGATTGCCCGGCGAACGCACGTCAGAGACGGCTTGAGCGCGGCGGGGGCTCCGGATGCCGACATCGAGGCGATCCTCGAGGCGATGGCCGACCCGACGGGCGTCGCTGACCCGTCAGTGCGCTTCGCGATCGCGCAAGACGGCGAACTGCGGTTTCACACGGTCATGGGTGGAAGCATGCAGAGCGACGAGTGCATCCGATACGGGTCCATTGTCGACGTGACGCCGCTGCGACTGCAGATTCCCGATGACGAGCTGTTCTTCACCGTGAGTGCGTGGCGCGGGGGTGGCGACATCAACGTCTTCGCGGAGGGTGACCGTGACCCGATCGTCACGAAGCATATCGAGTCGGACTCTCCGTATATCAACAAGGTCAGCGCGGGTCGCACGTCTGAGGCCAACCTGCAGCGCCACAGCGAAGAGACGTGGAAGCAGACTCAGAGTGACGTGGCCGAGCAGATCACCGCGTTGATCGCCGAGCACCACCCGCGAGTGATCTTTCTCTCGGGCGACGTGCGCGCGGTGCAGCTGCTGAGCGGTCAGCTGAGCGACCAGGCCACGCATCTGCTGCACGTGATTCCCGGTGAGGTCAACACCGAGGGAGCGTCGGAGGATCGCGTGCGCCACGCGCTCGAGGTGCAGCTTGATGCCGCACGGCGTCGGCGTAACCGCACGATCCTCGACGAGGCTGCGGCCGACAACGGCAGGCTGCAGGCGACGGGATTCGGCGACGTCGTGCACGCGCTCGCGCAAGGCCAGGCCGACTACGTGTTCATCGACCACCACGCGCTGCTTCAGCACTCGGCGCTCGCGCTTGAGGGCGAGCCGTGGGTGGCCACGGCGCCCGAGGATGCTCTGGGATCGCCGGTGCTCGAGGAGATCGTGGCGACTGCCGCCATTGTGCGGGCCGCTGTGCTCACCGATGCAAAGGTGCGCATCGTTGATCCCGATGAGATCGGCGAGGGAACGGGCGTCGTCGCCTCACTCCGGTGGCCGGCCGGCCCTGAGCGCCCCTGA
- a CDS encoding MDR family MFS transporter, which yields MTTTETAPFLLTKRRIWTIFGALIAGMLLASLDQTIVSTAMPTIVGELGGVEHQVWIVTAYLLATTIVMPIYGKFGDVLGRRNLFLIAIALFTLASVGCAFAGSFWAFVVFRALQGLGGGGLMILSQAIIADIVPARERGKYMGPLGAVFGLSAVAGPLLGGYFVDHLTWQWGFYINIPIGIAAFIIALVTLKLPSKRADKPIDILGVVFLSIATTCLIFFTDFGGDANFGWGSVATWAWGAGMLAAAAAFIITEARAADPIIPLSLFRNPIFINASAIGMVLGIGMFAAIGFLPTFLQMASGTSAAASGLLLIPMMVGMIGTSIWSGLAITKTGKYKMYPIIGTVVMGAAMLAFTTLAASTPIWLICVFLFVFGVGLGLIMQVVVLVVQNAVPAAQIGTATSTNNYFREVGASLGTAVFGTLFTTRLTENLTSVFTDAGASASDAANATATIDPSVLNDLPEAVRDGIVGAYADALAPVFWYILPFIAVAFLLALLLKQIPLQTESGLVARGEAIGGEEAERLEAEQRAEQRAVKNGDRVGASSPSGSSSPRDAE from the coding sequence ATGACCACAACGGAAACGGCGCCCTTTCTGCTGACAAAGCGGCGTATTTGGACGATTTTCGGAGCCCTCATCGCGGGGATGCTGCTCGCCAGCCTTGACCAGACCATCGTGTCGACAGCCATGCCGACGATCGTCGGCGAACTCGGCGGCGTTGAGCACCAGGTGTGGATCGTCACCGCGTACCTGCTCGCCACAACGATCGTGATGCCGATTTACGGCAAATTCGGCGACGTGCTCGGGCGGCGCAATCTGTTCTTGATCGCGATCGCGCTGTTCACGCTCGCCTCGGTCGGCTGTGCCTTTGCCGGGAGCTTCTGGGCGTTCGTCGTGTTCCGCGCCCTGCAGGGGCTCGGCGGCGGCGGGCTCATGATCCTGTCGCAGGCGATCATCGCCGACATCGTGCCCGCTCGTGAGCGCGGCAAATACATGGGTCCGCTTGGCGCCGTGTTCGGCCTTTCGGCTGTGGCCGGCCCACTGCTCGGCGGCTACTTCGTCGACCACCTCACCTGGCAGTGGGGCTTCTACATCAACATTCCCATCGGCATCGCCGCGTTCATCATCGCCCTAGTCACGCTGAAGCTGCCGAGTAAGCGAGCCGACAAGCCGATCGACATTCTGGGCGTCGTGTTTCTCTCGATCGCGACGACGTGTCTCATCTTCTTCACCGACTTCGGCGGCGACGCCAACTTCGGCTGGGGCTCGGTCGCGACCTGGGCGTGGGGCGCAGGCATGCTCGCCGCGGCGGCAGCGTTCATCATTACCGAGGCGCGCGCGGCCGACCCGATCATTCCGCTCAGCCTGTTCCGCAACCCCATCTTCATCAACGCGTCGGCCATCGGCATGGTGCTCGGAATCGGCATGTTCGCCGCAATCGGCTTCCTCCCGACATTCCTGCAGATGGCGTCGGGCACGTCTGCGGCAGCATCCGGTCTGCTCTTGATTCCCATGATGGTCGGCATGATCGGCACGTCGATCTGGTCGGGGCTTGCGATCACCAAGACCGGCAAATACAAGATGTACCCGATCATCGGCACCGTCGTGATGGGCGCGGCGATGCTCGCGTTCACAACCCTGGCGGCATCCACTCCGATCTGGCTCATCTGTGTGTTCCTGTTTGTGTTCGGCGTCGGGCTCGGCCTGATCATGCAGGTTGTCGTTCTGGTGGTGCAGAACGCCGTGCCGGCCGCTCAGATCGGCACCGCGACAAGTACGAACAACTATTTCAGGGAGGTGGGCGCATCGCTGGGAACCGCCGTGTTCGGCACCCTCTTCACGACGCGTCTGACTGAGAACCTTACGTCGGTGTTCACGGATGCTGGCGCCAGCGCCTCTGATGCGGCGAATGCGACAGCCACCATCGATCCGTCGGTGCTGAACGATCTGCCCGAGGCCGTGCGCGATGGCATCGTCGGTGCATACGCGGATGCTCTTGCGCCGGTGTTCTGGTACATCTTGCCGTTCATCGCTGTGGCGTTCCTGCTGGCGCTGCTGCTGAAGCAGATTCCACTGCAGACCGAATCGGGGCTCGTCGCCCGCGGTGAGGCGATTGGCGGCGAGGAGGCCGAGCGACTCGAGGCTGAGCAGCGTGCCGAGCAGCGTGCGGTCAAGAACGGCGATCGCGTCGGTGCCTCGAGCCCATCAGGTTCTTCGTCACCGAGGGACGCCGAGTAG
- a CDS encoding RidA family protein — translation MTKKAFHTTNAPQPAGPYSQAVEANGFVYTAGFGPQDAANGNAVPESVGDQTRQVLRNVQSALAERGLTLNDCVKTTVHLADLADFAEFNEAYKEFFAEPFPVRTTVGSQLANILVEIDAVAAIPEGK, via the coding sequence ATGACAAAGAAGGCATTCCACACCACGAACGCACCGCAGCCGGCGGGGCCCTACAGCCAGGCGGTCGAAGCGAACGGGTTCGTGTACACGGCCGGGTTCGGGCCACAGGATGCCGCCAACGGCAACGCAGTTCCCGAGAGCGTCGGCGACCAGACGCGCCAGGTGCTGCGCAACGTACAGTCGGCGCTCGCCGAGCGGGGACTCACGCTGAACGACTGCGTGAAGACAACGGTGCACCTCGCCGACCTGGCGGACTTCGCCGAGTTCAACGAGGCCTACAAGGAGTTCTTCGCCGAGCCGTTCCCGGTGCGCACCACTGTGGGCTCGCAGCTGGCGAACATCCTCGTCGAGATCGACGCCGTCGCGGCGATCCCCGAGGGCAAGTAG
- a CDS encoding MFS transporter, whose translation MANSAMQPKTGLRAIPRKDRRTIAGGAIGTMMEYYDYYLFGLAAAVVFPHVFFPGDDPVTGMLQSFATFAVGFLLRPLGGVVFGFVGDRFGRKQSLMITVIGMGICTTLMGLIPSTESIGLLAPILLVFLRMCQGLFVGGEMGPAATIVVEYAPPGRRGLFGALLITGAGVANVFSAGLMAILGAGDDTFFLTWGWRIPFLFAAVLTIVAVILRSKLEESDEFKTYTKTIETGAVKRKNPLLEAIRHPKNLILGIFIGLPQSIAGYIVLTFGLAYMVNQQDVDPQVGFIGTMIVGLLQIVMAPFWGHISDKIGRRRFYILACIGFAVLIYPAFALFSGGTAVLIWLGMIVGFVIPGVAMQGTLQTLLTEMFDVEARTTGVNVGYQFSNTLGGGFAPLICAALFAWAGHIWPVIVYASVIALAGIIATAYAKVRPDVEDAGRLHELD comes from the coding sequence ATGGCCAACTCAGCGATGCAGCCCAAGACGGGGCTGCGGGCGATTCCGCGAAAGGATCGCCGCACGATCGCCGGCGGTGCTATCGGCACCATGATGGAGTACTACGACTACTACCTCTTCGGCCTGGCCGCGGCCGTCGTCTTCCCCCACGTGTTCTTCCCCGGCGACGACCCCGTCACCGGAATGCTCCAGTCGTTCGCCACCTTCGCCGTCGGCTTTCTGCTTCGCCCGCTCGGTGGCGTCGTCTTCGGCTTCGTCGGTGACCGCTTCGGGCGCAAGCAATCGCTCATGATCACCGTGATCGGCATGGGAATCTGTACGACTCTCATGGGGCTGATTCCCTCGACGGAATCGATCGGGCTTCTCGCGCCGATTCTTCTCGTGTTCCTGCGCATGTGCCAGGGGCTCTTCGTTGGTGGAGAGATGGGACCGGCCGCCACGATCGTCGTCGAGTACGCGCCTCCCGGCCGTCGCGGGCTCTTCGGCGCGCTGCTGATCACGGGCGCCGGTGTCGCGAACGTCTTCTCAGCCGGCCTGATGGCGATTCTCGGCGCGGGCGATGACACGTTCTTCTTGACCTGGGGCTGGCGCATTCCGTTCTTGTTCGCCGCCGTGCTCACCATCGTCGCCGTCATTCTGCGCAGCAAGCTCGAAGAGTCCGACGAGTTCAAGACCTACACGAAGACAATCGAGACCGGTGCGGTCAAGCGCAAGAACCCGCTCCTCGAGGCAATTCGTCACCCGAAGAACCTCATTCTCGGCATCTTCATTGGTCTGCCGCAGAGCATCGCGGGCTACATCGTGCTGACGTTCGGACTCGCCTACATGGTGAATCAGCAGGACGTCGATCCCCAGGTGGGCTTCATCGGCACAATGATCGTGGGACTCCTGCAGATCGTGATGGCGCCGTTCTGGGGCCACATTTCAGACAAGATCGGGCGTCGCCGGTTCTACATTCTTGCCTGCATCGGCTTCGCCGTGCTGATCTACCCCGCCTTCGCGCTCTTCAGCGGCGGAACGGCCGTCTTGATCTGGCTCGGCATGATCGTCGGTTTCGTGATCCCGGGCGTTGCCATGCAGGGAACTCTGCAGACGCTGCTCACCGAGATGTTCGACGTCGAGGCGCGCACCACGGGCGTCAACGTCGGCTACCAGTTCTCGAACACCCTCGGTGGCGGCTTCGCCCCGCTCATCTGCGCGGCGCTCTTCGCCTGGGCCGGACACATCTGGCCTGTGATCGTCTACGCGAGCGTGATTGCTCTCGCGGGTATCATCGCGACAGCGTATGCCAAGGTGCGGCCAGACGTCGAGGACGCCGGTCGTCTGCACGAGCTCGACTGA
- a CDS encoding head GIN domain-containing protein — protein MRFRTLSAAASLLILGGALTGCSVFNPGEPTSHEREISEVTAVDLETAGNVVVTKGDDVSLTITAGENVIDSLTSEVTDGVLELGTRNGSFSFFTNPGPITYELTVPSLDTATVSGSGDLTADFSGADAVELTISGSGDIDASGVDADTVEAVIEGSGNLRVSDIDAESVTARIEGSGDITLAGTAADQSLTIEGSGDLDASDVTATDAVALIEGTGSIAVHATATLAATIEGSGTIRHAGSATVEKNISGTGDIVRAD, from the coding sequence ATGCGGTTCCGCACACTCAGCGCGGCAGCATCCCTTCTGATCCTCGGCGGCGCACTCACCGGGTGCTCAGTTTTCAACCCCGGTGAGCCGACGAGTCACGAGCGAGAGATCAGCGAGGTGACGGCGGTCGATCTGGAGACAGCGGGCAACGTCGTCGTCACGAAGGGCGACGACGTCTCACTCACCATCACGGCGGGCGAGAACGTCATCGACTCGCTCACGTCTGAGGTGACCGATGGCGTTCTCGAGCTGGGCACGAGGAACGGCTCGTTCAGTTTCTTCACCAACCCGGGCCCCATCACGTATGAGCTCACGGTTCCCTCGCTCGACACGGCCACGGTGTCGGGATCAGGCGATCTCACGGCAGATTTTTCCGGAGCGGATGCTGTCGAACTCACGATCAGCGGATCGGGCGACATCGACGCGTCGGGCGTCGACGCTGACACTGTTGAGGCGGTTATCGAGGGCAGCGGCAATCTGCGGGTGAGTGACATCGACGCCGAGTCGGTGACGGCGCGCATCGAGGGGTCGGGCGACATCACGCTGGCCGGCACGGCGGCCGACCAGTCCCTCACCATCGAGGGCTCAGGCGATCTCGACGCGTCAGACGTGACGGCGACAGATGCTGTCGCACTCATCGAGGGCACGGGAAGCATCGCGGTTCACGCCACGGCGACGCTCGCGGCGACGATCGAAGGCAGCGGAACGATCCGGCACGCGGGCAGCGCCACCGTCGAGAAGAACATCTCGGGCACCGGCGACATCGTCAGGGCGGACTGA
- a CDS encoding helix-turn-helix transcriptional regulator, which yields MHESTNALGEFLRARRELVTPGHVGIPDGGVRRVPGLRREEVAMLAGISADYYLRLERGRDRNPSRQVLDSIARVLQLDDDHRAHLLSLVAETPRQRRPLPRTQAPPTGALKLLDSIVQPAFIENRYFDVLASNPLMRAVDPQLTVGRNQLRDLFLDSGGQSLYPEWQNATECLVANLRHTVGNDVDDPRFIELTGELTLASPRFRELWARHEVRRQSGGEMRFDHPEVGDLTLNRERMSIDGPDGLMLVVFHPDAGSHDAEKLALLASSSTPSSHVRGELRRA from the coding sequence ATGCACGAGTCGACAAACGCCCTTGGCGAGTTTCTGCGCGCACGACGTGAACTGGTGACACCAGGCCACGTCGGCATACCCGATGGCGGGGTGCGGCGTGTGCCCGGGCTGCGGCGTGAAGAAGTTGCGATGCTCGCCGGCATCAGCGCGGACTATTACCTGCGGCTGGAACGCGGCCGCGACCGCAACCCCTCACGTCAGGTGCTCGACTCGATCGCCCGCGTTCTTCAGCTCGATGACGACCACCGCGCCCACCTGCTCTCGCTTGTCGCCGAGACGCCGCGGCAGCGCCGCCCGCTGCCCCGCACGCAGGCTCCGCCGACCGGCGCACTGAAGCTTCTCGATTCCATCGTGCAGCCGGCGTTCATCGAAAACCGCTACTTCGATGTTCTGGCGTCCAATCCCCTGATGCGCGCGGTCGACCCCCAGCTCACGGTCGGACGCAACCAGCTCAGAGATCTGTTTCTCGACTCAGGCGGTCAGTCGCTGTATCCCGAGTGGCAGAACGCAACCGAATGCCTCGTCGCCAACCTGCGTCACACCGTTGGGAATGACGTCGACGACCCACGGTTCATCGAGCTGACGGGAGAGCTCACTCTCGCGAGTCCGCGGTTTCGCGAGCTGTGGGCGCGACACGAGGTGCGTCGCCAGTCCGGTGGCGAAATGCGGTTCGACCACCCGGAGGTCGGCGACCTCACGCTCAATCGCGAGCGCATGAGCATCGATGGTCCAGACGGTCTCATGCTCGTCGTCTTTCACCCGGATGCCGGTTCGCACGACGCCGAGAAGCTGGCGCTGCTCGCGTCGTCATCAACCCCGTCGTCGCACGTGCGTGGAGAACTGAGACGCGCATGA
- a CDS encoding SDR family NAD(P)-dependent oxidoreductase produces the protein MTVTLITGANKGIGYETARQLTMLGHTVYIGARDLERGERAAAELGARAVQLDVTDDDSVSTALAAIEEAEDHLDVVVHNAGVLDPSRDGPAALRSFDTNAVGIVRVMEAALPLLQRSSNPNVVTISSSAGSFGAVNNPERPEYGLTVALYASSKAAASMLTVQYAKLHPGIKFNAIEPGTTTTDMTEAVGVTGRSVEDTARFVVSWATLGADGPTGTFNDDAGVLPW, from the coding sequence ATGACCGTCACACTCATCACCGGGGCCAACAAAGGCATCGGTTACGAGACCGCAAGACAACTCACCATGCTGGGCCACACCGTCTACATCGGCGCGCGTGATCTCGAGCGAGGCGAGCGTGCCGCAGCCGAGCTCGGAGCGCGCGCCGTGCAGCTCGACGTGACTGACGACGATTCCGTCTCTACCGCGCTGGCCGCGATCGAGGAGGCCGAAGATCACCTTGACGTTGTCGTGCACAACGCCGGGGTTCTCGACCCGTCGCGCGATGGGCCCGCTGCCCTGCGGTCGTTCGACACAAACGCCGTCGGCATCGTTCGCGTCATGGAAGCGGCGCTTCCGCTGCTTCAGCGCTCATCGAACCCCAACGTCGTCACCATTTCGAGCAGCGCCGGATCGTTTGGGGCAGTGAACAACCCGGAGCGGCCGGAGTACGGGCTGACCGTCGCGCTGTACGCGTCGTCGAAGGCCGCGGCCAGCATGCTGACTGTGCAGTACGCGAAGCTGCACCCCGGCATCAAGTTCAACGCCATCGAGCCCGGAACGACGACCACAGATATGACCGAAGCCGTGGGAGTTACCGGGCGATCGGTCGAAGACACTGCTCGGTTCGTCGTGTCGTGGGCGACGCTCGGGGCGGACGGGCCGACGGGAACGTTCAACGACGATGCCGGGGTGCTTCCCTGGTGA
- a CDS encoding ATP-binding protein has translation MLDHGSGVSSEDLGHLFDVGWRASAARSADVHVPGTTGAGLGLAIVRGIAEAHGGDVRALTLNDGFRVDLVLPMTAP, from the coding sequence GTGCTTGATCACGGCAGCGGCGTCTCGAGCGAAGACCTCGGCCACCTGTTCGACGTCGGGTGGCGAGCCAGCGCGGCCCGCAGCGCAGACGTACATGTGCCGGGAACGACGGGAGCAGGGCTCGGCCTCGCCATCGTTCGCGGCATTGCCGAAGCGCACGGTGGCGACGTGCGTGCCCTCACCCTCAACGACGGTTTTCGTGTTGACCTTGTGCTGCCAATGACGGCGCCCTGA
- a CDS encoding NADPH-dependent F420 reductase, with protein sequence MTTMGIIGAGDVGSQLARAAIANGYTVVIANSRGPETLAELAGKIVLDTNNYMRWRDGHFSVVASGEKTIHELRQQQLPTSKVASAFTHIQAPTLLRFARHAGSPERLALATSSNHPDAVELVTELYDRLGYDTVDNSPVSQSWRVGPGTLAWNRSLRGGQNRETLIAGLAAASAAWDE encoded by the coding sequence ATGACGACCATGGGAATCATCGGCGCGGGTGACGTGGGTTCTCAGCTCGCCCGTGCGGCGATCGCCAACGGGTACACCGTCGTCATCGCCAATTCGCGCGGTCCGGAGACCCTGGCCGAGCTCGCGGGAAAGATCGTGCTCGACACGAACAACTACATGCGGTGGCGCGACGGCCATTTTTCCGTCGTCGCCTCTGGAGAGAAGACCATTCACGAACTGCGGCAGCAGCAGCTGCCCACCTCGAAGGTCGCATCGGCCTTCACGCACATCCAAGCGCCGACGCTGCTGCGTTTCGCACGGCATGCCGGTTCCCCGGAGCGCCTCGCCTTGGCCACGTCGAGCAACCATCCCGACGCCGTCGAACTCGTCACCGAGCTGTACGACAGGCTCGGCTACGACACCGTCGACAACAGTCCCGTGAGCCAGTCTTGGCGCGTCGGGCCCGGCACCCTCGCGTGGAACCGTTCACTCCGGGGCGGCCAGAACCGAGAGACGCTCATCGCCGGTCTGGCCGCAGCATCCGCGGCATGGGATGAATAG
- a CDS encoding TetR/AcrR family transcriptional regulator → MESATNLRERRRQESAERLIELAREWTARDGFTGYTVEELCEAAGVSRRTFFNYFASKEDAVLGILAPHGDDELTQTFLDGGSPAGDSISDTLVDDFVALHLARWEIVAPSASDVRAMKAAIEREPRLHTRVFEMIQANEQRDIALIEQRERMDAGDLRASTLVHIVGAFSRAAAQEYFADHGDAPPSIEHFSRIFERRIAAARDLLN, encoded by the coding sequence ATGGAAAGTGCAACGAATCTGCGAGAGCGTCGCCGTCAGGAGTCTGCAGAGCGGCTCATTGAGCTCGCACGCGAGTGGACCGCCCGCGACGGCTTCACCGGCTACACGGTCGAAGAGCTGTGCGAGGCAGCCGGGGTGTCGAGGCGCACGTTCTTCAACTACTTCGCATCGAAGGAGGATGCTGTTCTCGGCATCCTCGCCCCGCACGGTGATGACGAGCTCACGCAGACGTTCCTCGACGGGGGCAGCCCGGCGGGGGATTCGATCTCAGACACGCTCGTCGACGACTTCGTTGCGCTGCACCTGGCCCGGTGGGAGATCGTGGCTCCTTCGGCATCCGATGTTCGGGCAATGAAAGCCGCAATTGAGCGCGAACCGCGGCTGCACACGCGCGTCTTCGAGATGATCCAGGCGAATGAGCAACGTGACATTGCGCTCATCGAGCAGCGTGAGCGCATGGATGCGGGCGACCTGCGAGCCTCGACCCTCGTGCACATCGTCGGCGCGTTCAGCCGGGCCGCCGCCCAGGAGTACTTCGCTGATCATGGCGATGCCCCGCCGAGCATCGAGCACTTCTCGCGCATTTTCGAGCGGCGGATCGCTGCTGCCCGAGACCTCCTCAACTGA
- a CDS encoding helix-turn-helix transcriptional regulator: MPSDAVLALEPDAADARIYETVDEICAVYRPAMHAMAAAAGPGCEVVLHDLSADNPDLDHTIIAIENGHVTGRTVGGPSTSLGASVIHNQGADHDAFGYRGFTSDGRQLRCSSIYFRNRAGKIMAALCINVDVSALQQARTLLDSLVPQTASDSPDAPSEFFGQDLVSVMDAMVTDAIQAIGKPVAQMSRNDRVAVVRTLDQQGALQMRKGMEHIASRLGVSRVTAYSYLDEARADQGTSESA, encoded by the coding sequence ATGCCGTCAGACGCCGTCCTCGCGTTGGAGCCCGACGCCGCAGACGCGAGAATCTACGAGACCGTCGACGAGATCTGCGCCGTCTATCGCCCCGCGATGCACGCAATGGCCGCGGCAGCCGGACCGGGCTGCGAGGTCGTGCTTCATGACCTCTCCGCAGACAACCCAGATCTCGATCACACGATCATCGCGATCGAGAATGGCCACGTCACCGGCCGCACGGTGGGCGGACCCTCAACGAGCCTCGGTGCCAGCGTCATTCACAACCAGGGCGCCGACCACGATGCATTCGGGTACCGCGGCTTCACGAGCGATGGTCGACAGCTGCGATGCTCGTCGATCTACTTTCGCAACCGCGCGGGCAAGATCATGGCGGCACTGTGCATCAACGTTGATGTCAGCGCGCTGCAGCAGGCGCGCACCCTTCTTGACAGCCTCGTTCCCCAGACAGCATCCGATTCTCCCGATGCACCGAGCGAGTTCTTCGGCCAAGACCTCGTCTCTGTCATGGACGCCATGGTGACCGACGCGATTCAGGCGATCGGCAAGCCCGTCGCCCAGATGTCGCGCAATGACCGCGTCGCCGTTGTGCGGACGCTCGACCAGCAAGGCGCGCTGCAGATGCGCAAGGGAATGGAGCACATCGCCTCGCGCCTCGGCGTCTCTCGTGTCACCGCGTACTCCTACCTCGATGAGGCGCGCGCCGACCAGGGCACGTCCGAGTCCGCGTAA
- a CDS encoding DoxX family membrane protein, protein MKFAESVLGGFPGFFGVVVPFLEVGLGVALVVGVLTLPAALGGVGTLVMYWLSDQLIAQYPIMTALAGVLLVWPLEARRYGLVTLLAHHVPLSTSAARVLRGRLSRWT, encoded by the coding sequence ATGAAGTTCGCCGAGAGCGTGCTCGGCGGCTTTCCGGGCTTCTTCGGCGTTGTCGTTCCGTTTCTGGAGGTCGGCCTCGGCGTCGCGCTCGTCGTCGGTGTGCTCACGCTTCCCGCTGCGCTCGGGGGCGTTGGAACGCTCGTCATGTACTGGCTGTCAGACCAACTCATTGCTCAGTATCCGATCATGACCGCGCTCGCGGGCGTGCTTCTTGTCTGGCCGCTGGAGGCCAGACGGTATGGGCTGGTGACGCTGCTCGCCCACCACGTGCCTTTGAGCACCTCTGCGGCACGGGTTCTGCGCGGAAGACTGTCGCGGTGGACGTAA